Proteins encoded in a region of the Quercus lobata isolate SW786 chromosome 8, ValleyOak3.0 Primary Assembly, whole genome shotgun sequence genome:
- the LOC115958098 gene encoding protein ROOT INITIATION DEFECTIVE 3-like isoform X1: MSSSSSHEIVLTSSPDGPIIAYDASSGALLAHFTGTQTPRQGLTLVGNSTLIAASHISSATGSGSIHLYNWWSSTVFHHLPLPEPVAPLIASLDGFYLFAGGLSGNIHVLSLPSASGNVLKAFPAHHSPVSCLKISDDGSLLISGGDDGTMVVIPISQLIGASSSTYENASNFILHRFVAHADSVTAITCGIGLCNSTIIISCSLDCTCKFWNLLLGTHLRTVEFPCTVFGVALDPTESEFYVAGSEGFIYKGTMKVESKQLVSQGLQLVKWAQKHGGAIVSLVMMNEGQNLISAAEDGSVWVWEAVTGQVIMTLQNEMGSISHMVVATGRGARMDSSGSNESTGNWSLGLSGTGRELSLQVKQTQEMEDMLTVVAKDRSKAIDMLESAIEMYERLLELILKEAKKGTSNGGE; encoded by the coding sequence atgtcatcttcttcttcacatgAAATTGTCCTCACTAGCTCTCCTGATGGCCCCATTATCGCCTATGATGCATCCTCAGGTGCTCTTCTAGCCCACTTCACCGGCACCCAAACACCTCGTCAAGGCCTCACCCTTGTGGGAAACAGCACTTTGATTGCTGCCTCTCATATCTCCTCAGCCACAGGTTCTGGTTCCATTCACCTCTACAACTGGTGGTCTTCAACTGTTTTCCACCACCTTCCTCTCCCTGAACCTGTTGCTCCCCTCATTGCCTCTCTTGATGGCTTCTATCTCTTTGCTGGTGGCCTTTCAGGTAATATCCATGTGCTCTCACTCCCCTCAGCTTCAGGGAACGTACTCAAAGCATTTCCTGCTCACCACAGTCCTGTATCTTGCCTCAAAATCAGTGATGATGGATCACTTCTCATTTCAGGTGGTGATGATGGTACCATGGTTGTTATCCCAATCTCTCAACTTATAGGGGCCTCCTCATCAACATATGAGAATGCAAGCAACTTCATATTGCACAGGTTTGTTGCACATGCTGATTCAGTGACAGCCATTACTTGTGGAATTGGACTCTGCAACTCTACAATTATAATTTCCTGCTCACTGGATTGTACATGTAAGTTTTGGAATCTTTTACTCGGGACACACCTGAGGACAGTGGAATTCCCATGCACAGTTTTTGGGGTTGCACTAGACCCGACAGAGTCGGAGTTCTATGTTGCAGGATCAGAGGGTTTTATTTACAAGGGAACAATGAAGGTTGAAAGCAAACAGCTTGTAAGCCAAGGGCTTCAACTTGTGAAATGGGCTCAAAAGCATGGTGGGGCAATAGTGTCTTTGGTGATGATGAATGAGGGGCAGAATTTGATTTCTGCTGCAGAAGATGGAAGCGTTTGGGTTTGGGAAGCCGTAACAGGACAGGTCATTATGACTCTTCAAAATGAAATGGGAAGCATTAGTCATATGGTGGTGGCCACTGGGCGTGGTGCTAGAATGGATAGTAGTGGAAGTAATGAATCAACTGGGAATTGGAGTCTCGGTTTATCTGGGACTGGTAGAGAGTTGAGTTTGCAGGTAAAGCAAACACAAGAAATGGAAGATATGTTGACCGTGGTGGCAAAGGATAGGAGTAAAGCTATTGATATGCTTGAATCTGCTATTGAAATGTATGAGAGGCTCCTGGAGCTCATCCTCAAAGAAGCCAAGAAAGGTACTAGCAATGGTGGTGAGTAA
- the LOC115958098 gene encoding protein ROOT INITIATION DEFECTIVE 3-like isoform X2: MSSSSSHEIVLTSSPDGPIIAYDASSGALLAHFTGTQTPRQGLTLVGNSTLIAASHISSATGSGSIHLYNWWSSTVFHHLPLPEPVAPLIASLDGFYLFAGGLSGGDDGTMVVIPISQLIGASSSTYENASNFILHRFVAHADSVTAITCGIGLCNSTIIISCSLDCTCKFWNLLLGTHLRTVEFPCTVFGVALDPTESEFYVAGSEGFIYKGTMKVESKQLVSQGLQLVKWAQKHGGAIVSLVMMNEGQNLISAAEDGSVWVWEAVTGQVIMTLQNEMGSISHMVVATGRGARMDSSGSNESTGNWSLGLSGTGRELSLQVKQTQEMEDMLTVVAKDRSKAIDMLESAIEMYERLLELILKEAKKGTSNGGE, translated from the exons atgtcatcttcttcttcacatgAAATTGTCCTCACTAGCTCTCCTGATGGCCCCATTATCGCCTATGATGCATCCTCAGGTGCTCTTCTAGCCCACTTCACCGGCACCCAAACACCTCGTCAAGGCCTCACCCTTGTGGGAAACAGCACTTTGATTGCTGCCTCTCATATCTCCTCAGCCACAGGTTCTGGTTCCATTCACCTCTACAACTGGTGGTCTTCAACTGTTTTCCACCACCTTCCTCTCCCTGAACCTGTTGCTCCCCTCATTGCCTCTCTTGATGGCTTCTATCTCTTTGCTGGTGGCCTTTCAG GTGGTGATGATGGTACCATGGTTGTTATCCCAATCTCTCAACTTATAGGGGCCTCCTCATCAACATATGAGAATGCAAGCAACTTCATATTGCACAGGTTTGTTGCACATGCTGATTCAGTGACAGCCATTACTTGTGGAATTGGACTCTGCAACTCTACAATTATAATTTCCTGCTCACTGGATTGTACATGTAAGTTTTGGAATCTTTTACTCGGGACACACCTGAGGACAGTGGAATTCCCATGCACAGTTTTTGGGGTTGCACTAGACCCGACAGAGTCGGAGTTCTATGTTGCAGGATCAGAGGGTTTTATTTACAAGGGAACAATGAAGGTTGAAAGCAAACAGCTTGTAAGCCAAGGGCTTCAACTTGTGAAATGGGCTCAAAAGCATGGTGGGGCAATAGTGTCTTTGGTGATGATGAATGAGGGGCAGAATTTGATTTCTGCTGCAGAAGATGGAAGCGTTTGGGTTTGGGAAGCCGTAACAGGACAGGTCATTATGACTCTTCAAAATGAAATGGGAAGCATTAGTCATATGGTGGTGGCCACTGGGCGTGGTGCTAGAATGGATAGTAGTGGAAGTAATGAATCAACTGGGAATTGGAGTCTCGGTTTATCTGGGACTGGTAGAGAGTTGAGTTTGCAGGTAAAGCAAACACAAGAAATGGAAGATATGTTGACCGTGGTGGCAAAGGATAGGAGTAAAGCTATTGATATGCTTGAATCTGCTATTGAAATGTATGAGAGGCTCCTGGAGCTCATCCTCAAAGAAGCCAAGAAAGGTACTAGCAATGGTGGTGAGTAA